One region of Manis pentadactyla isolate mManPen7 chromosome 9, mManPen7.hap1, whole genome shotgun sequence genomic DNA includes:
- the LOC118912179 gene encoding olfactory receptor 52K1-like: MSDSNMTSTHPAVFLLVGIPGLEHLHAWISIPFCFTFTLALFGNCTLLFIIWADAALHEPMYLFLAMLAAIDLVLSSTTLPKMLAIFWFRDREVNFHACLVLMFFLHSFSIMESAMLLAMAFDRYVAICKPLHYTTVLTGPLITKIGMAAVSRAVTLMTPLPFLLRRFHYCRGPMIAHCYCEHMAVVRLACGDTRFNNIYGIAVAMFIVVLDLLCVILSYIFILRAVLQLASQEARYKAFGTCVSHIGAILSTYTPVVVSSLMHRMACRAAPHVHILLAIFYLLFPPLVNPIIYGIKTKQICDHVLSLFRRKNV; the protein is encoded by the coding sequence ATGTCAGACTCCAATATGACCTCAACCCATCCAGCTGTTTTCTTGTTGGTAGGAATTCCAGGTTTAGAGCACCTGCATGCCTGGATCTCCATTCCCTTCTGTTTCACCTTTACTCTGGCCCTGTTTGGCAACTGCACCCTCCTCTTCATTATCTGGGCTGATGCAGCCCTCCATGAGCCCATGTACCTCTTCCTGGCCATGTTGGCAGCCATTGATCTGGTCCTCTCTTCTACAACACTGCCCAAAATGCTGGCTATTTTCTGGTTCAGAGATCGGGAGGTCAATTTCCATGCCTGTCTGGTCCTGATGTTCTTTCTCCACTCCTTCTCTATCATGGAGTCAGCCATGCTGCTGGCCATGGCCTttgaccgctacgtggccatctgcaagccactGCACTACACTACAGTCCTGACTGGGCCCCTTATCACCAAGATCGGCATGGCCGCTGTGTCTCGGGCTGTGACACTAATGACCCCACTCCCCTTTCTGCTCAGGCGCTTCCACTACTGCCGAGGCCCCATGATTGCCCACTGCTACTGTGAGCACATGGCCGTGGTAAGGCTGGCCTGTGGGGACACTCGCTTCAACAATATCTACGGCATTGCTGTGGCCATGTTTATAGTGGTGTTGGACCTGCTCTGTGTTATCCTGTCTTATATCTTCATCCTTCGGGCAGTTCTCCAGCTTGCCTCTCAGGAGGCCCGCTACAAGGCCTTTGGGACATGTGTGTCTCACATAGGTGCTATTTTGTCCACCTACACACCTGTGGTTGTCTCCTCACTCATGCACCGCATGGCTTGCCGGGCTGCCCCTCATGTCCACATACTCCTTGCTATCTTCTATTTGCTCTTCCCACCCTTGGTCAACCCAATCATCTATGGGATTAAAACCAAGCAGATTTGTGATCATGTGCTCAGTCTATTCAGAAGAAAGAATGTGTAG